In Malassezia japonica chromosome 2, complete sequence, one DNA window encodes the following:
- a CDS encoding P-type phospholipid transporter (EggNog:ENOG503NWQ9; TransMembrane:8 (i79-96o102-120i443-463o1097-1118i1148-1170o1182-1205i1212-1235o1255-1275i); COG:P) codes for MASTVWRKLKAIDLNPETAFKPKRPPPATRDVMVNLDLPPEAFDAKGRVKKSWVYVTNQIKSSKYTIYNFVFKNLLEQFRRVANVFFLVLVILQFFPEFTTISPGVAMLPLLIVLAITMIKDGYEDIKRHQSDRAVNRQKTYVLHGSGWKNHNRTEAKSRSIRVLLTVVRQYFSPRSWGIGKKPAAARAPEDPHVVHRGAPDAPRVTSPTPMSPIEENEPAEFATPMPMPQSPHADTGPWERHPAHARPSLNSERSFSEPSKKRHSSMSERSLHHSGKGLRWRNKHWEDLHVGDIVRLNNNDEVPADIVICSTSEGDGSCYVETRNLDGEINLKSRYAVPELTEMNTPEACATVPFQIEVEPQNTDMYRFNARAILHDELNDEGEYLQCPITLNQVLLRGCTVRNTDWVIGVVTMTGLDSKIVLNSGDTPSKRSRMEFTMNRMVYVNLAIIAVIAVVCAIADARLEQYFFQRTAYWQYGAVHGDDNPNINGLIAFANSLITFQNFVPISLYISFEVVRTIQALFIFEDHDMFYEKASRRTTAKSWNLSDELGQIQYILSDKTGALTQNLMIFRECSIAGTVYHGDEPQDKEKASTQEEEPPANNRMRVRPSLEDVPPYKDARLTGLLNSPSEKQFGAADDFFHCLSLCHTVHIAKTDERNVIMYKAESPDEQALVQTAADNGYVYCGRHVNTVELQVPTKDKRERYEVLHTIEFSSARKRMSVILRRYSDNEIIMYSKGADAMIYSRMGPGQEDMQKATDGNLEEFASKGLRTLCLAQRTLDVNVYKTWAHKYQEASVSTTDREERMEELASELEQDLQLIGATAIEDRLQDGVPETIADLKRAGINIWVATGDKLETAVAIGYSTMLLSQDMNLVIIRGGAYGTTGSAYEQLERAIERFFGGREALTDVKHEPPPAPDTQGVSRTSHGSQLSLVGEHNGERPGGYALVIDGHALGYALDEPYSRELLLKVAVHCRAVVCCRVSPLQKALIVRLVRDGLKGMTLAIGDGANDVSMIQAAHVGVGVAGEEGLQAVNSSDYAIGQFRFLKRLLLVHGHWSFYRNSKMINLFFYKQVVHTGTLFWFQIYCAWSTTQAMDYVYLLLYNAIWTVAPVVGVGLFDRNVSDRVLMEVPELYTRSRKGSYFGMGRFYWYMLDGLYQSVVLFFFFMYFYDTTTPRNDGYDINIYEPTTGMVMATVLLANLYCALDTLAWTWWIVFAVSIGPFLIFVFAPIYAAFPPALAYTYSWGNNYALYRSVQFWFAGIFTVFLGILPRLLFEYFRMLIAPTDIDLLRIVDSRDPDHDYIHDQRMPGMRAAQAYEPEVEMEGDTTMRSFHGDSYPLMPTASRTSSRHYDMSTGQESIYRGYSYAASDTPSQRPRSTLRRLGRKLKPKNLLRKRTPHQPEEPDVHYTRARENAEPAVPLRRDASVSQSEAYTGKRESMVDESVMQDSSAEEPVAAPPLFGQNEPPLFNQAPSHSVSDTFFSVIEPDSPSGRQVSGTYETPVLENPLRSPDPQA; via the exons ATGGCCTCCACGGTATGGCGGAAGCTCAAGGCGATCGACCTTAACCCCGAGACGGCCTTCAAGCCAAAGCGCCCCCCTCCCGCCACACGCGATGTGATGGTGAACTTGGACTTACCACCCGAAGCCTTTGATGCGAAGGGACGCGTGAAGAAGAGCTGGGTGTACGTTACCAACCAGATCAAGTCGTCCAAATACACAATTTACAACTTCGTGTTTAAAAACCTGCTGGAGCAGTTCCGACGTGTAGCCAATGTGTTCTTCTTGG TCCTTGTCATTCTCCAGTTCTTCCCCGAGTTTACTACGATCAGTCCGGGTGTGGCTATGCTTCCTTTGCTCATTGTCTTGGCTATCACCATGATCAAGGACGGTTACGAGGACATTAAGCGTCACCAGTCCGACCGTGCGGTCAACCGGCAAAAGACATACGTGCTTCACGGTAGCGGATGGAAGAACCATAACCGCACCGAGGCCAAGTCACGCAGCATCCGCGTGCTTCTGACGGTCGTGCGGCAGTACTTTTCGCCACGGAGCTGGGGCATCGGGAAAAAGCCCGCTGCCGCACGAGCACCCGAGGACCCTCATGTGGTGCACCGtggcgcgcccgacgcgccccgtgtcacgtcgccgacgcccaTGTCGCCCATTGAGGAGAACGAGCCAGCAGAGTTTGCGACACCGATGCCCATGCCGCAGTCGCCGCATGCCGACACCGGGCCGTGGGAGCGCCATCCTGCACATGCCCGCCCCAGCCTCAATAGTGAGCGCAGCTTCTCCGAGCCGAGCAAGAAGCGCCACAGCTCCATGAGTGAGCGCTCGTTGCACCACTCTGGCAAAGGACTCCGCTGGCGCAACAAGCACTGGGAGGACCtgcacgtcggcgacatTGTCCGGCTCAATAACAACGACGAAGTTCCGGCTGATATTGTCATTTGCTCGACCAGCGAGGGCGACGGCAGCTGCTacgtcgagacgcgcaaTCTCGACGGTGAGATCAATCTCAAGTCGCGCTATGCCGTCCCGGAGCTTACCGAGATGAACACACCCGAGGCCTGCGCCACGGTCCCGTTCCAGATCGAAGTGGAGCCGCAAAACACGGATATGTACCGCTTCAACGCGCGTGCGATTCTCCACGACGAGCTGaacgacgagggcgagtaCCTGCAGTGCCCCATCACCCTCAACCAGGTGCTCCTGCGTGGCTGTACAGTGCGCAACACCGACTGGGTGATTGGCGTGGTGACCATGACCGGTCTCGACTCCAAGATTGTGCTCAACTCGGGCGATACGCCGAGCAAGCGCAGCCGCATGGAGTTCACCATGAACCGGATGGTATATGTGAACCTTGCCATCATTGCGGTTATTGCTGTCGTGTGCGCCATTGCtgatgcgcgcctcgagcagtaCTTTTtccagcgcaccgcgtaCTGGCAGTAtggcgcggtgcacggcGACGATAATCCGAATATCAACGGTCTTATCGCCTTTGCCAACTCGCTCATTACCTTCCAGAACTTTGTCCCGATCTCACTGTACATCTCGTtcgaggtcgtgcgcaCTATTCAGGCTTTGTTTATTTTTGAGGACCACGACATGTTCTACGAGaaggcgtcgcgccgcacgacggcCAAGTCCTGGAATCTGAGTGACGAACTCGGCCAGATCCAGTACATTCTCAGTGACAAGACGGGTGCCTTGACGCAGAACCTGATGATTTTCCGCGAATGCTCCATCGCCGGCACCGTCTACCACGGTGATGAGCCGCAGGATAAGGAGAAGGCGAGCACCCAGGAAGAGGAGCCGCCGGCCAACAACCGCATGCGTGTGCGCCCATCGCTCGAGGATGTGCCGCCTTACAAGGATGCGCGGCTCACCGGGCTCCTCAACAGCCCCTCAGAGAAGCAGTttggcgcggccgacgactTCTTCCACTGTTTGTCGCTCTGTCACACGGTGCACATTGCCAAGACGGACGAGCGCAACGTGATCATGTACAAGGCCGAGTCGCCCGACGAACAGGCGCTAGTGCAGACGGCTGCCGACAATGGCTACGTCTACTGCGGCCGCCACGTGAACACGGTCGAGCTCCAAGTACCGACCAAGGacaagcgcgagcgctACGAGGTCCTGCATACGATCGAGTTCTCGTCCGCACGCAAGCGCATGAGCGTCATCTTGCGCCGCTACTCGGACAATGAGATCATCATGTATTCCAAGGGTGCTGATGCCATGATCTACTCGCGCATGGGCCCAGGCCAGGAGGACATGCAGAAGGCCACCGACGGCAACCTCGAGGAGTTTGCCAGCAAGGGTCTGCGTACGCTctgccttgcgcagcgcacacTGGATGTCAACGTCTATAAGACCTGGGCGCACAAGTACCAAGAAGCCTCGGTGTCGACCACCGACCGTGAGGAGCGCATGGAGGAGCTCGCcagcgagctcgagcaggacctGCAGCTGATTGGTGCGACGGCCATCGAGGATCGTCTGCAGGACGGCGTCCCCGAAACGATTGCAGACTTGAAGCGCGCCGGTATCAACATCTGGGTCGCGACCGGTGACAAGCTCGAGACGGCCGTGGCGATCGGATACAGTACCATGCTTCTGTCGCAAGACATGAACCTGGTCATTAtccgcggcggtgcgtaCGGCACGACCGGCTCTGCGTACGAGCAGCTGGAGCGCGCGATTGAGCGCTTCTTTGGTGGTCGTGAGGCGCTTACTGACGTCAAgcacgagccgccgcctgcgcccgatACGCAAggcgtgtcgcgcacgtcgcacGGTAGCCAGTTGTCGCTCGTGGGCGAGCACAATGGCGAGCGTCCCGGTGGCTACGCGCTGGTGATTGACGGTCACGCGCTCGGctatgcgctcgacgagccgtACAGCCGCGAGCTTCTTTTGAAGGTCGCAGTGCACTGCCGTGCTGTCGTCTGTTGCCGTGTGTCGCCGCTCCAAAAGGCGCTCATTGTGCGCCTGGTGCGTGACGGCCTCAAAGGCATGACGCTTGCGATCGGCGATGGTGCAAACGATGTCTCGATGATCCAggctgcgcacgtcggTGTGGGTGTGGCAGGTGAAGAGGGTCTTCAGGCTGTGAACTCGTCCGACTATGCCATCGGCCAGTTCCGCTTCCTGAAGCGTCTCTTGCTTGTGCACGGCCACTGGTCGTTCTACCGGAACAGCAAGATGATCAACCTGTTCTTTTACAAGCAAGTGGTGCACACCGGTACGCTTTTCTGGTTCCAGATCTACTGTGCGTGGAGTACGACGCAGGCGATGGACTATGTCTACCTGCTGCTCTACAATGCGATCTGGACTGTGGCGCCAGTCGTGGGCGTGGGCCTCTTTGACCGCAACGTGTCCGACCGTGTTCTGATGGAGGTGCCTGAGCTGTATACGCGCTCGCGTAAAGGCTCGTACTTTGGCATGGGTCGTTTCTATTGGTACATGCTTGATGGTCTGTACCAATCGGTGGTgctcttcttcttcttcatGTACTTTTACGACACCACCACGCCCCGCAACGATGGCTATGACATCAACATTTACGAGCCGACCACCGGCATGGTGATGGCGACCGTGCTCCTGGCGAATCTTTATtgtgcgctcgacacgcttgCGTGGACGTGGTGGATCGTATTTGCGGTTTCCATCGGACCCTTCCTCATCTTTGTCTTTGCTCCGATCTATGCGGCCTTCCCCCCGGCGCTTGCGTACACGTACTCATGGGGCAACAACTATGCGCTGTACCGCTCGGTGCAGTTCTGGTTCGCAGGCATCTTTACCGTGTTCCTTGGAATTCTGCCGCGCCTCTTGTTCGAGTACTTCCGCATGCTCATTGCGCCGACCGACATCGACTTGCTGCGTATCGTCGACTCGCGCGACCCCGACCATGATTACATCCACGACCAGCGGATGCCGGGCATGCGTGCCGCACAAGCGTACGAGCCGGAAGTGGAGATGGAAGGCGAcacgacgatgcgctcttTCCACGGCGACAGCTACCCGTTAATGCCGACTGCCAGCCGCACGAGCAGCCGCCACTACGACATGAGCACGGGCCAAGAGTCCATCTATCGTGGCTACTCGTACGCAGCTTCGGACACCCCCTCGCAACGCCCCcgctcgacgctgcgccgcctcggccgcaagCTCAAGCCCAAGAACCTCCTCCGGAAACGCACACCGCACCAGCCAGAGGAGCCCGACGTTCATTAcacacgcgctcgcgagAATGCAGAGCCGGCCGTTCCTTTGCGTCGCGACGCGAGTGTGTCGCAGTCGGAGGCCTACACAGGCAAGCGGGAGTCGATGGTCGACGAATCAGTGATGCAGGACTCGTCCGCTGAGGAGCCCgtggccgcgccgccgctcttCGGGCAGAATGAACCCCCGCTGTTTAACcaggcgccgtcgcacAGCGTTTCGGACACCTTCTTCTCGGTAATTGAGCCCGACTCGCCCTCCGGCCGCCAGGTCTCGGGTACGTACGAGACACCGGTACTCGAGAACCCGTTACGCTCGCCGGACCCGCAGGCATAG
- a CDS encoding uncharacterized protein (COG:U; EggNog:ENOG503NZ6A), with product MAAPRIQRVAIPSVDRRKEPTPHVVYAVFIQLPDRSWTVYRRYSEFAALHAKLAPPPPPAPLPPKQIATRSLRMLTGLGGLIPPSDAQIRADEEATDERREGLELYLRAILSARDDRWRTNPAFLTFLQVEEAPASQEDVRNEPRTDRKASPGAPPTALRPLPPSTSLRPWSRSRAPVTETDATRPLSDEELLHHQNDTQMQAQDQQADQLAKILQRQRQLGLAIHGELNEHAELLTHLDSAVQQTRTRMDAADAQIRHLK from the coding sequence atggcggcgccgcggatCCAGCGAGTGGCGATCCCGTCGGTCGATCGGCGTAAAGAGCCGACGCCGCACGTTGTATACGCGGTGTTTATCCAGCTTCCGGACAGGTCATGGACTGTATATAGACGCTACTCGGAatttgcggcgctgcacgcaaaacttgcgccgccgccgccgccggcaccgcTCCCTCCCAAGCAGATTgccacgcgctcgctgcggaTGCTGACCGGCCTGGGCGGGCTCATCCCCCCCTCGGATGCTCAGATCCGTGCTGACGAAGAGGcgaccgacgagcgccgcgaagGGCTTGAGCTGTACCTCCGTGCGATCctctcggcgcgcgacgaccgctGGCGTACGAACCCCGCTTTCCTTACCTTTTTGCAAGTCGAAGAGGCGCCTGCATCCCAGGAAGACGTGCGCAACGAGCCGCGCACGGACCGAAAAGCGTCCCCAGGAGCCCCCCccacggcgctgcgcccccTGCCGCCCTCCACGTCCCTGCGCCCGTGGAGCCGGTCGCGGGCGCCGGTGACCGAGACGGACGCAACGCGCCCGCTATCGGACGAGGAACTGCTTCACCACCAGAACGATACCCAGATGCAGGCCCAGGACCAGCAGGCGGATCAGCTTGCGAAAATTCtgcagcggcagcggcagctcggACTGGCTATTCACGGCGAGCTCAATGAGCACGCGGAACTACTGACGCATCTCGATTCGGCTGTGCAGCAGACGCGAACGCGAATggacgccgccgatgccCAGATTAGGCACCTGAAATAG
- a CDS encoding uncharacterized protein (COG:G; EggNog:ENOG503NWTI), with the protein MGAYEALPYFAYDRAGEWAAILPNFGLEGTSWSALLNELQAREAREGVPHKLVYLARHGQGYHNFAEEKYGSPAWNAKWARLCGDGDITWGPDPRLTPLGKAQAGAVNAAWKAARQSNDAPPLPQLFCSSPFYRSLHTADLSWEGVCAPTFCIYENLREVCGQHTCDKRSTKAELVRIVERELAAPHLVFEPGFADDDLLWTPERESDDAMRDRVRTVMDSIWQGAGHDARVISITCHGGVMQRIFEITGHVMLPLPVGGTRRF; encoded by the exons ATGGGCGCGTACGAAGCGCTGCCGTACTTTGCGTACGACCGCGCGGGCGAATGGGCGGCGATCCTGCCAAACTTTGGCCTCGAAGGAACGTCGTGGAGCGCGCTCCTCAACGAGCTCCaag cgcgcgaaGCAAGGGAGGGCGTGCCGCACAAGCTTGTGTACCTTGCGCGCCATGGCCAGGGATACCATA ACTTTGCCGAGGAAAAG TACGGCAGCCCAGCGTGGAACGCCAAGTGGGCGCGCCTctgcggcgacggcgacatTACGTGGGGCCCCGACCCGCGCCTCACGCCGCTGGGCAAGGCACAGGCAGGCGCAGTAAACGCGGCGTGGAAGGCGGCACGCCAAAGcaacgacgcgccgcccctTCCGCAGCTCTTTTGCTCCAGTCCGTTCTACCGCAGTCTGCACACGGCCGACCTGTCCTGGGAGGGGGTCTGTGCGCCGACCTTCTGTATATACGAGAACCTACGCGAAGTCTGCGGCCAGCACACTTGCGACAAGCGCAGTACCAAGGCGGAGTTGGTTCGcattgtcgagcgcgagctcgccgcgccgcacctcgtGTTCGAGCCTGGATTCGCAGACGATGACCTGTTGTGGACG CCGGAGCGCGAGTCGGACGATGCTATGCGCGACCGCGTCCGCACGGTCATGGACTCGATTTGGCAGGGTGCCGGGCACGATGCGCGAG TCATTAGCATTACGTGCCACGGCGGAGTGATGCAGCGCATCTTTGAGATTACAGGCCACGTCATGCTTCCCCTGCCAGTCGGAGGTACGCGGCGCTTCTGA
- the COX10_1 gene encoding heme o synthase (COG:H; COG:I; EggNog:ENOG503NXTP) gives MLLRTGSFVGRAGVRRALHTYTLSSPSSDVKVDVSAHGITLSAPLRGVPKPFTLDYVWLRDVCQAPSSVQAASQQKLFHTTDIPQVRDGASLLHSCERPVEMEGEELVVQFAKEHPVVNQFTQTVSPDAVTVPDAPHTSRYPLSFLLQHIVPEAYRKGHRDILTLGDYWDAASLAEQRRPEMHAWPDVRDTDTGVLALLDATLRDGFAFVRDVPIEPTGSAPGPDSAYLRVLAERIGVIRHTFYGTLWDVRSIASSQNIAYTNVDLGLHMDLLYFQNPPRFQLLHMLRKRVQGGQSLFIDSFRAAERLWVEDREAFEILASTPVAFHYDNAGEHYYYTHPTIELAHDTEAFAGAPHGAAQMPRIVAVNYSPPFQAPLPLHTPSLSSVEKREAFYRALKRFADLTLSPDMLFEHTLQEGECVLFDNRRVLHSRKGFDWDASEPVGEVGRWLKGCYVEGDSLWSRYRALRRIHET, from the coding sequence ATGCTTCTCCGGACCGGTTCGTTTGTGGGGCGCGCCggagtgcgccgcgcgttgCATACTTACACGCTCTcttcgccgagcagcgacgTAAAGGTGGATGTGAGCGCGCATGGCATCACATTATCGGCACCattgcgcggcgtgccgaagCCGTTTACGCTCGACTATGTCTGGCTTCGCGACGTGTGCCaagcgccgagcagcgtgcaGGCTGCATCGCAGCAAAAGCTCTTTCACACGACCGATATTCCCCAGGTAAGGGATGGCGCATCGCTCCTGCACTCGTGCGAGCGCCCCGTCGAGATGGAGGGCGAGGAACTTGTCGTCCAGTTTGCGAAAGAACACCCGGTTGTGAACCAGTTTACGCAGACCGTGTCGCCCGACGCGGTCACTGTGCCCGACGCACCCCACACGTCGCGCTACCCCCTCTCGTTCCTGCTGCAGCATATTGTGCCGGAAGCGTACCGCAAGGGCCACCGCGACATTctcacgctcggcgactaCTGGGACGCTGCttcgctcgccgagcagcggcgtccCGAGATGCATGCATGgccggacgtgcgcgacacAGACACGGGCGTCCTGGCACTGCTAGatgcgacgctgcgcgacggctTTGCTTttgtgcgcgacgtgcctATTGAGCCGACCGGCAGTGCGCCCGGCCCCGACTCCGCGTATCTACGcgtgcttgccgagcgcataGGCGTGATCCGGCACACGTTCTACGGCACGCTCTGGGATGTGCGCTCAATTGCGTCGTCGCAAAACATTGCCTATACAAATGTGGACCTCGGTCTGCACATGGACCTGTTGTACTTTCAAAATCCCCCCCGTTTCCAGCTGCTTCAcatgctgcgcaagcgcgtccAAGGCGGTCAGAGCCTGTTTATCGACAGCTTCcgggcggccgagcgcctctgggtcgaggaccgcgagGCATTCGAGATTCTCGCTTCGACACCGGTCGCCTTTCACTATGACAACGCTGGCGAGCATTACTATTACACGCACCCCAcgatcgagctcgcgcacgacacGGAGGCGTTTGCGGGCGCCCcccacggcgccgcgcagatGCCTCGGATTGTTGCGGTGAACTACTCGCCGCCCTTCCAGGCCCCGTTGCCGCTGCACACCCCCTCGCTGTCGAGTGTAGAAAAGCGCGAGGCGTTTTACCGTGCGCTGAAGCGGTTTGCCGACCTGACGCTGTCGCCGGATATGCTCTTTGAGCACACCCTCCAGGAAGGCGAGTGCGTCCTGTTTGACAACCGGCGTGTCCTCCATTCGCGCAAAGGTTTCGACTGGGACGCCTCCGAGCCTGTCGGCGAGGTTGGCCGCTGGCTGAAAGGATGCTATGTCGAGGGCGACTCGCTCTGGAGTCGCTACCGCGCCCTTCGTCGTATCCATGAAACGTAG
- a CDS encoding uncharacterized protein (EggNog:ENOG503PNWH): MALQVERHRALQEILSHKGLPPELVCYILMLSDDARMLSVTRAEDQVYTNDANVCHLQTPPLPSKLVRHFLARVVVDTDSHDQGWSSDPMREWIGTYQGSYTWWELSLHRKDPEAPDADTREAEAPGPDDTSEADEANPMPGYTEVHRTHLTHNIHGSRDYRRHTITLERDHPILEDARPGDVLCLWARTQFMAWANFVRYARISVWLDWDA; encoded by the coding sequence ATGGCGCTGCAAGTCGAGCGCCATCGCGCGCTGCAAGAGATCCTGTCGCACAAAGGCCTTCCTCCGGAGCTCGTGTGCTATATTTTAATGCTTTCCGACGATGCGCGTATGCTAAGCGTGACGCGCGCAGAGGACCAGGTGTACACGAACGACGCCAACGTATGCCACCTGCAGACGCCACCGCTGCCATCCAAGTTGGTGCGCCACTTTTTGGCGCGCGTTGTCGTGGATACCGATAGTCACGATCAGGGATGGAGCAGTGATCCGATGCGCGAGTGGATCGGGACCTACCAAGGGAGCTATACGTGGTGGGAGCTATCGCTGCACCGCAAAGACCCCGAGGCACCGGACGCCGAtacgcgcgaggccgaagCGCCAGGGCCCGACGATAcgtccgaggccgacgaggcgaacCCAATGCCGGGCTACACCGAGGTCCACCGGACACACCTTACGCACAATATCCACGGTTCGCGCGACTACCGGCGACATACCATCAccctcgagcgcgaccatCCTATTCTTGAGGATGCGCGCCCAGGCGACGTGCTCTGCCTCTGGGCACGCACGCAGTTTATGGCGTGGGCCAACTTTGTGCGGTACGCGCGCATCAGTGTGTGGCTCGACTGGGACGCTTag
- a CDS encoding uncharacterized protein (COG:E; EggNog:ENOG503NWK6): MSMRSLLRQTSAVRAAVRSTRSLTAVPAAMRAPTTSAPARASARCFNTSAQRAEEHESPWGINSLDKFTEEEEMLRDAVRRFAENEVKPRVEEMDENEKMDPAIIKGLFEQGLMAIETDPELGGAGSSFMAAIIVIEELAKVDPSVSVLCDVHNTLVNTVLRKYANQELRDKYMPILSSEKLGSFCLSEPASGSDAFAMKTTVKKSDDGKHWIINGSKMWITNSAEAEFFIVFAQGDASKGYKGISAFAVEKDMGVEIAKKERKLGIRASSTCTVNFDEVKVPIENLIGEEGKGYKIAIEILNEGRVGIGAQMVGLAQGAFDRGLAYTFEREQFGKPIAKFQGMQFQMAQIATEIEAARLMVYNAARRKEAGLPFTKEAAMAKLFSSQVAQRAAGSAIEWAGGQGFTREQGIEKYWRDSKIGAIYEGTSNIQLNTIFNLTAKEKGF; the protein is encoded by the exons ATGTCGATGCGTTCGCTTCTTCGTCAGACTTCTGCTGTTCGCGctgccgtgcgcagcacgcgctcgctcacGGCCGTGCCTGCGGCCATGCGTGCTCCTACGACCAGTGCGCCTGCCCGTGCGTCGGCCCGCTGCTTCAACACTTCGgcccagcgtgccgaggagcacgagAGCCCGTGGGGCATCAACTCCCTCGACAAGTTtaccgaggaggaggagatGCTTCGTGATGCTG TCCGCCGCTTTGCCGAGAACGAGGTCAAGCCCCGTGTCGAGGAGATGGACGAGAACGAGAAGATGGACCCCGCGATCATCAAGGGTCTCTTCGAGCAGGGCCTGATGGCCATCGAGACCGACCCCGAGCTCGGTGGTGCGGGCAGCAGCTTCATGGCTGCCATCATTGTCATTGAGG agctcgccaaggtcgACCCCTCGGTGTCGGTGCTGTGTGACGTGCACAAC ACCCTCGTCAACACTGTGCTCCGCAAGTACGCCAACCAGGAGCTCCGTGACAAGTACATGCCCATCCTCTCGTCCGAGAAGCTCGGCTCGTTCTGTCTCTCGGAGCCTGCCTCGGGTTCGGACGCCTTCGCGATGAAGACCACCGTGAAGAAGTCGGACGACGGCAAGCACTGGATCATCAACGGCTCCAAGATGTGGATCACCAACagtgccgaggccgagttCTTCATTGTCTTCGCCCAGGGCGACGCCTCGAAGGGCTACAAGGGTATCTCGGCCTTTGCCGTGGAGAAGGACATGGGCGTCGAGATCGCCAAGaaggagcgcaagctcggTATCCGCGCCAGCAGCACCTGCACCGTCAACTTTGACGAGGTCAAGGTCCCGATCGAGAACCTGATCGGCGAGGAGGGCAAGGGCTACAAGATCGCCATCGAGATCCTCAACGAGGGCCGTGTCGGTATCGGCGCGCAAATGGTCGGTCTTGCCCAGGGTGCCTTTGACCGCGGCCTTGCGTACACCtttgagcgcgagcagTTCGGCAAGCCCATCGCCAAGTTCCAGGGCATGCAGTTCCAGATGGCCCAGATCGCTACCGAGATCGAGGCTGCCCGCCTTATGGTGTACaacgccgcccgccgcaaGGAAGCCGGCCTGCCGTTCACCAAGGAGGCCGCTATGGCCAAGCTCTTCTCGAGCCAGGTGGCCCAGCGTGCTGCGGGTTCCGCCATCGAGTGGGCCGGTGGCCAGGGCTTCACCCGCGAGCAGGGTATCGAGAAGTACTGGCGTGACAGCAAGATTGGTGCCATCTACGAGGGTACCAGCAACATCCAGCTGAACACCATCTTCAACCTCACCGCCAAGGAGAAGGGTTTCTAA